From the genome of Gemmatimonas phototrophica, one region includes:
- a CDS encoding ATP-binding protein produces MKAVSRQLRRVLEWIARPEGSPLEAWRQRILAALLLGVCVFGFMAYAVGVSVAVANGVFTVVIVDTLVYGLVVLITVARRWPYALRAGALVCLPALLGLFFLYNFGFVAAGFPWLLCFPIFASVLLGVGAGFWAVGVTTAILLTLGLIIPLNVMPWTAATPFAAPLWWVSSASVITLGALVAISAGYLFDGLAREATARRAAEVEADRRERLAALGTLTGGIAHDFNNLLQPIVSSAEYARRTLAEGHEAHTLLDDILITTSRARLLVRRILSFARPPQGLREIVDLGTLVGESERLLRAVLPSSVALHTNVMQTAHIMAEPAELQQVLLNLVTNASHAMQDGGVVTITVDVRLGGEDLHDTLLEQADRVVVLTVSDTGIGMSSDTLARVFEPFFTTKRPGHGTGLGLATVHATVTGLGGVMRGESTLGVGTRMAVLLPAVAPASAVATQVASHPPIIANGPAQHILVVDDEPAVLRATSRLIERLGYQVTRFATPEELLQAFDTLTPAPAMVLTDLSMPVLSGWEVAAQVHARRPALPVLVMTGNLDPGETAPEGHPGVSGILSKPFTTPELRAMLQQCLGG; encoded by the coding sequence GTGAAAGCGGTCAGCCGGCAGCTTCGCCGCGTCCTCGAGTGGATTGCCCGTCCCGAAGGCTCCCCACTGGAAGCGTGGCGGCAGCGCATTCTCGCCGCATTGCTGTTGGGCGTCTGCGTCTTCGGATTCATGGCCTACGCGGTTGGGGTCTCGGTGGCGGTGGCCAACGGCGTGTTCACGGTCGTCATCGTGGACACCCTGGTGTACGGGCTGGTGGTGCTCATCACCGTGGCGCGACGATGGCCCTACGCGCTGCGGGCCGGCGCGCTCGTCTGCCTCCCGGCCCTGCTCGGCCTGTTCTTCCTCTACAATTTTGGCTTTGTGGCCGCCGGTTTTCCGTGGCTGCTCTGCTTCCCCATCTTCGCCAGTGTGCTGCTCGGCGTAGGGGCCGGCTTCTGGGCGGTGGGCGTCACCACGGCCATTCTACTGACCCTTGGCCTCATCATCCCGCTGAACGTCATGCCCTGGACGGCGGCGACCCCGTTCGCGGCGCCCCTCTGGTGGGTCAGTTCGGCCAGTGTGATCACGCTGGGCGCACTGGTGGCCATTTCGGCCGGCTACCTCTTTGACGGGTTGGCCCGCGAGGCCACCGCCCGTCGCGCCGCCGAAGTCGAGGCCGATCGCCGGGAGCGCCTCGCCGCGCTCGGCACGCTCACCGGCGGCATTGCGCACGATTTCAACAATCTGTTGCAGCCAATTGTCAGCAGCGCCGAGTATGCGCGCCGCACGCTCGCCGAGGGGCACGAAGCGCACACGCTGCTGGACGATATTCTGATCACAACAAGCCGGGCCCGCTTGCTGGTGCGACGCATTCTCAGCTTCGCCCGTCCACCACAAGGGCTGCGGGAAATCGTCGATCTGGGGACGTTGGTGGGTGAGAGTGAGCGCCTGTTGCGTGCCGTTCTGCCATCATCGGTCGCGTTGCATACCAACGTGATGCAGACAGCCCATATCATGGCGGAGCCGGCGGAGCTGCAGCAAGTGCTGCTCAACCTCGTCACGAATGCATCGCACGCCATGCAGGACGGAGGCGTGGTAACGATTACGGTTGATGTGCGATTGGGCGGAGAGGATCTGCACGACACGCTGCTGGAGCAGGCGGATCGCGTCGTGGTGCTGACGGTGTCAGACACCGGCATCGGCATGAGTAGCGACACCCTTGCTCGCGTCTTTGAGCCATTCTTTACCACCAAGCGCCCCGGGCATGGCACGGGACTTGGGCTCGCGACGGTGCACGCGACCGTAACCGGACTGGGTGGGGTGATGCGCGGCGAAAGTACGCTGGGCGTTGGCACCCGTATGGCGGTGCTGCTACCGGCGGTTGCCCCGGCAAGCGCGGTGGCCACCCAAGTGGCGAGTCACCCCCCCATCATCGCCAATGGTCCCGCGCAGCACATCCTCGTGGTTGACGACGAACCGGCCGTTCTGCGCGCCACGTCGCGGCTGATTGAGCGGTTGGGCTATCAGGTGACCCGCTTCGCGACGCCCGAAGAATTGCTGCAGGCGTTTGACACGCTGACACCGGCCCCGGCGATGGTACTGACCGACCTGTCCATGCCCGTCCTGTCGGGATGGGAAGTCGCTGCCCAGGTGCACGCGCGACGCCCGGCCCTACCGGTGTTGGTGATGACCGGCAATCTCGATCCGGGCGAGACGGCACCCGAAGGGCATCCCGGCGTGAGCGGTATTCTTTCCAAACCCTTCACGACCCCCGAACTGCGCGCCATGCTGCAGCAATGTCTCGGGGGATGA
- a CDS encoding aldo/keto reductase translates to MADSPTVPRQALAPGYDISRLIKGGWQLAGGHGQVARDAALADMMAFADAGITTFDCADIYTGVEELIGEFLRNWSARHGANAPAIHVHTKCVPDRDRLATITRSQLEALIDRSRQRLGVDTLDLVQFHWWDYNTPGWLEAAVHLDAMRREGKIRHLGLTNFDTPHVRSMREAGVALVSHQVQLSLLDRRALGDMAALCTAEHIGLLCYGALAGGFFHERWLGAPEPTEPFENRSLVKYKLIIDEFGGWEAFQALLRTMHAIATTHDTTIGAVAIRAVLDEAPVAGVIVGARHAAHLPATCAALALSLSAAERAALNAHLAAAPGPRGDVYTLERDPHGPHAGIMRYNLNTTR, encoded by the coding sequence ATGGCTGATTCGCCCACCGTCCCCCGCCAGGCGTTGGCGCCCGGCTACGACATCTCCCGGCTGATCAAGGGCGGCTGGCAGCTCGCCGGCGGACATGGACAGGTGGCGCGCGATGCCGCACTCGCCGATATGATGGCCTTCGCAGATGCCGGGATCACCACCTTCGACTGTGCCGACATCTATACCGGTGTCGAAGAACTCATTGGTGAATTCCTGCGGAACTGGAGCGCACGCCACGGCGCGAACGCCCCGGCTATTCACGTGCACACCAAGTGCGTCCCCGATCGCGATCGCCTCGCCACCATCACGCGCTCGCAGCTCGAAGCACTTATTGATCGATCGCGCCAGCGTCTGGGGGTGGACACCCTCGATCTCGTGCAGTTCCACTGGTGGGACTACAACACCCCCGGGTGGCTCGAAGCGGCCGTGCACCTCGATGCCATGCGACGGGAAGGAAAGATCCGTCACCTTGGCCTGACCAACTTCGATACGCCGCACGTCCGCAGCATGCGCGAGGCCGGCGTCGCGCTGGTGTCCCATCAGGTGCAGTTGTCACTCCTCGACCGGCGCGCGCTTGGCGACATGGCGGCGCTGTGCACGGCCGAACACATTGGCCTGCTCTGCTACGGCGCCCTGGCGGGCGGGTTCTTTCATGAGCGGTGGCTGGGGGCTCCGGAGCCCACCGAACCGTTCGAGAACCGCTCGCTCGTCAAATACAAACTCATCATCGACGAGTTTGGAGGCTGGGAGGCATTTCAGGCACTGCTGCGCACCATGCACGCCATTGCCACCACCCATGACACCACCATTGGCGCGGTGGCCATTCGCGCCGTGCTCGACGAAGCGCCGGTGGCCGGGGTCATTGTCGGTGCGCGCCACGCGGCCCACCTCCCCGCCACCTGCGCCGCGCTCGCACTCTCGCTGTCAGCGGCCGAGCGTGCCGCGCTCAACGCGCATCTGGCCGCCGCTCCCGGTCCGCGCGGCGATGTGTACACACTTGAGCGCGACCCGCACGGGCCGCACGCGGGCATCATGCGCTACAACCTCAATACGACCCGCTGA
- a CDS encoding TIGR04076 family protein — translation MTTPGDDSFTLFDLKVEVIATERPMVCNHQAGDWFTLRGENLEFPPGQSFPLYPLAALLPLLPAKQRPTHRNDWMTTDAEIACPDPFCGGRFRITRVGTSTFRHGDVTLVPLPPDSSSHG, via the coding sequence ATGACGACGCCCGGCGACGACTCCTTCACGCTCTTCGATCTCAAGGTGGAAGTGATTGCCACCGAACGACCCATGGTGTGCAATCACCAAGCCGGTGACTGGTTCACGCTTCGCGGCGAGAACCTGGAGTTTCCGCCGGGCCAATCGTTCCCCTTGTACCCGCTGGCCGCCCTGCTTCCACTGCTGCCGGCCAAACAGCGCCCCACCCACCGGAACGACTGGATGACCACCGACGCCGAGATCGCTTGCCCGGATCCCTTTTGCGGCGGACGCTTTCGCATTACCCGGGTGGGCACGTCCACCTTCCGCCACGGCGACGTCACGCTGGTCCCGCTACCTCCTGATTCCTCGTCGCATGGCTGA
- a CDS encoding peroxiredoxin produces MRIGQIAPDFEALTTQGTIRFHEWLGDSWGIIFSHPKDFTPVCTTELGYVAKLEPEFATRNVKVIGLSVDPVDRHSLWAADIARTQGATPHFPMIGDTELVVSKLYDMLPEGAGDSAEGRTAADNQTVRTVYVIGPDKKIKLILAYPMTTGRNFDEILRVVDSLQLTASHKVATPANWEPGEDVIIAGSVSNDDAKKIYPDGWQEITPYLRVVPQPK; encoded by the coding sequence ATGCGTATTGGTCAGATCGCACCGGATTTCGAAGCGCTCACCACTCAGGGCACCATTCGCTTCCACGAGTGGCTCGGCGACTCCTGGGGGATCATCTTCTCCCACCCCAAGGACTTCACGCCGGTATGCACCACCGAGCTCGGCTACGTCGCCAAGCTGGAACCGGAGTTCGCCACGCGAAACGTGAAGGTCATTGGCTTGTCGGTTGACCCCGTGGATCGGCACAGCCTCTGGGCCGCCGATATCGCCCGCACCCAAGGGGCAACGCCGCATTTCCCCATGATCGGTGACACCGAGCTGGTGGTGTCCAAGCTGTACGACATGCTCCCCGAAGGGGCTGGCGATAGCGCCGAAGGACGCACGGCCGCCGACAACCAGACGGTGCGGACCGTCTACGTCATTGGGCCGGACAAAAAGATCAAGTTGATCCTGGCCTACCCCATGACCACCGGCCGCAACTTCGACGAAATCCTGCGCGTCGTGGACTCCCTCCAGCTGACCGCCTCCCACAAGGTGGCCACCCCCGCCAATTGGGAGCCCGGCGAGGATGTCATTATCGCTGGTTCGGTGTCAAACGATGATGCCAAGAAGATCTATCCTGATGGCTGGCAAGAGATTACGCCCTACCTCCGGGTAGTGCCGCAGCCCAAATGA
- a CDS encoding DUF305 domain-containing protein produces the protein MNAGIAKDPRFQTGDAGAVARARADSARYPYVKADIDFMTGMIHHHAQAIYISRWAVANGADAAVQRLTARIINAQTDEITLMQTWLKDRGQPVPVVDTSGTVTMPAAAGAAAGGHDMSAHMGHDMSAMGGMMMPGMLSDAQLKELEAARGRDYDRLFLTYMILHHRGAVTMVKQLFVVDGAGQDETIFKFANDVEVDQSTEIKRMYTMMLERGWIPPQ, from the coding sequence ATGAACGCCGGCATTGCCAAGGATCCCCGCTTTCAGACCGGAGACGCTGGCGCCGTGGCGCGCGCGCGGGCTGACAGTGCGCGCTATCCCTATGTGAAGGCCGACATCGACTTCATGACCGGGATGATCCATCACCATGCGCAGGCCATTTATATCTCGCGGTGGGCCGTGGCCAATGGGGCCGATGCGGCCGTGCAACGGCTGACGGCGCGCATCATCAATGCGCAGACCGACGAGATCACGCTGATGCAGACGTGGCTCAAGGATCGCGGACAGCCGGTTCCCGTGGTGGATACGTCGGGGACCGTCACGATGCCGGCGGCAGCCGGCGCCGCGGCGGGTGGCCATGACATGAGTGCGCATATGGGGCACGATATGTCGGCCATGGGGGGCATGATGATGCCCGGCATGTTGAGCGACGCGCAGCTGAAGGAGTTGGAAGCGGCGCGTGGTCGTGACTACGATCGTCTGTTCCTGACGTACATGATTCTCCACCACCGCGGGGCGGTGACGATGGTGAAGCAACTGTTCGTCGTGGATGGCGCCGGACAGGACGAGACGATCTTCAAGTTTGCCAACGATGTTGAAGTTGATCAGAGCACCGAGATCAAGCGGATGTACACCATGATGCTCGAGCGGGGCTGGATTCCTCCGCAGTAG